The nucleotide sequence CTCAACATTAGATATTAACGTTCACGATACTTATTTTGTGGTAGCTCACTTCCACCTTGTAATGGGTATTTCAGCATTGTATGGTTTATTTGCCGGTGTATATCACTGGTTCCCTAAGATGTTTGGACGTATGATGAATAAGAATCTTGGTTATATTCACTTCTGGGTTACTGCAGTCGGTGCTTACGGAGTATTCTTCCCGATGCACTTTTTAGGAATGGCTGGTTTACCAAGACGTTATTATACAAATACTGCTTTCCCTTATTTTGATGATCTTGCCGATATCAATGTAATTGTAACAGTTTGTGCTATCGTAACAGCTTTAGTTCAGTTAGTATTTATTTACAATTTCTTCGGTTCTATGTTCTATGGTAAGAAAGCAACTATGAACCCTTGGAAGTCTAATACTTTAGAGTGGACTACACCAGTAGAACATATCCATGGTAACTGGCCAGGAGCACTTCCAGTAGTTTATCGTTGGGCGTATGACTATAGCAAAACTTATCCTGATGGAGAATATATAATTAAGGGACAGGATTACGTTCCTCAGAATATACCTATGCAGAAGGATGAAGAAGATTTACATCATTAGATAAATCTATAATCACAATACACAAAAGCCTTTTCTTTATTGAAGAGGCTTTTTTATTTTATATTTGTTTTGTCTATACTTAGGCTGTATTTAATTTAGTTGCTATGAATGAAAATCTGGATGCCAGCGGAGAGAATTTTTCTTCCGAAGAATTTGATATTGAAAGGGCTTTAAGACCTTTAAGCTTTGATGATTTTGCTGGTCAGGAACAGGTTTTAGATAATTTGAAGGTTTTCGTAGCAGCCGCTAATTTAAGAGAAGAAGCTTTAGATCATACCTTATTACATGGGCCTCCTGGACTAGGAAAAACTACTTTAGCTCATATACTTGCCAATGAATTAAATGTTGGGTTGAAAGTAACTTCAGGACCTGTTTTGGACAAACCTGGAGATTTAGCCGGTCTTTTGACTAATCTTGATGAAAGAGATATTCTTTTTATAGACGAAATTCATCGTTTAAGCCCTATTGTTGAAGAGTACTTGTATTCAGCAATGGAAGATTATCGGATAGATATTATGATTGAATCTGGGCCAAATGCGCGTTCAGTTCAATTGAATTTGAGTCCGTTTACCTTGATTGGTGCGACCACCAGATCTGGATTACTCACGGCACCAA is from Zunongwangia endophytica and encodes:
- the ruvB gene encoding Holliday junction branch migration DNA helicase RuvB, whose amino-acid sequence is MNENLDASGENFSSEEFDIERALRPLSFDDFAGQEQVLDNLKVFVAAANLREEALDHTLLHGPPGLGKTTLAHILANELNVGLKVTSGPVLDKPGDLAGLLTNLDERDILFIDEIHRLSPIVEEYLYSAMEDYRIDIMIESGPNARSVQLNLSPFTLIGATTRSGLLTAPMRARFGISSRLQYYSTELLSDIVQRSAQILNVPISMEAAIEIAGRSRGTPRIANALLRRVRDFAQIKGDGKIDIHIAKYGLKALNVDAHGLDEMDNKILETIIDKFKGGPVGITTLATAVSESAETIEEVYEPFLIQQGFIYRTPRGREVTEAAYKHMGRSPGAKQGGLF